The proteins below come from a single Aegilops tauschii subsp. strangulata cultivar AL8/78 chromosome 6, Aet v6.0, whole genome shotgun sequence genomic window:
- the LOC141025412 gene encoding uncharacterized protein — translation MAPSNVAPLWQPLRALLLPLTGRRTSASSPPTPASVQAIVRRGDKEEEQGARFHCIHCALQAYDRFISVCGNPEQARNAVALLVWLDQGTISAIHHVFGIAPGVVCIVAAEANAVLECLRYPKPVLPPIPLISARCMQGGVCIEPRFFAFHQEIVVLGVAHFLDGAGKFVFDDCLQVLLRKSESGLVGNPPDLMAPYSPLPVDVPEDCHSMFITFSKGMPLLREEIFDYFRKKWGDCVARMLMEKTTGGSMPMYGRIIFKTEAVVQLVLNGERLIKISIDQRQIWLRKYIPKPTNAADSLIHP, via the exons atGGCGCCGTCCAACgttgcgcctctctggcagccgctgCGGGCGCTGCTTCTGCCACTCACGGGGAGGCGCACCTCTgccagctcgccgccgacgcccgcaagcgtccaggcgatcgtgcggcgcggGGATAAGGAGGAGGAACAGGGCGCAAGGTTCCACTGCATTCACTG tgcccttcag GCATACGATCGGTTCATCTCCGTGTGCGGCAACCCGGAACAGGCCCGGAACGCAGTGGCGTTGCTAGTGTGGCTGGATCAAGGCACCATCTCCGCCATCCACCACGTCTTTGGCATTGCACCCGGTGTTGTGTGCATCGTCGCGGCGGAGGCCAACGCCGTCCTAGAGTGCTTGCGCTACCCGAAGCCCGTGCTCCCGCCCATCCCTCTCATCTCCGCGCGGTGCATGCAGGGCGGCGTCTGCATCGAGCCAAGGTTCTTCGCCTTCCACCAGGAAATAGTTGTCCTTGGCGTTGCCCACTTCCTCGACGGTGCCGGCAAGTTCGTCTTCGACGATTGTCTCCAGGTCTTGCTGAGGAAGTCGGAGAGCGGCCTGGTGGGTAACCCGCCGGATCTCATGGCACCCTACAGCCCCCTGCCAGTGGACGTGCCCGAGGACTGCCACTCCATGTTCATCACCTTCTCCAAGGGCATGCCTCTCCTCCGCGAGGAGATCTTCGACTACTTCAGGAA GAAATGGGGTGACTGCGTGGCGAGGATGCTCATGGAGAAGACGACAGGGGGCAGCATGCCCATGTATGGCCGAATCATCTTCAAGACAGAGGCGGTAGTGCAGCTGGTGCTCAACGGCGAGAGGCTCATCAAGATCTCCATCGACCAACGTCAGATCTGgctgcgcaagtacatcccaaAGCCAACCAACGCTGCAGACTCATTGATCCATCCATGA